Genomic DNA from Pseudomonas helmanticensis:
GGCTGACCACGCCGCTGCTCATCGACTGTACGGCTTTGCGTTTACCCGAGACCACCACGGTGCCCTGCACCGGGATGCCTTGATCGAGTGGCGCCAATGCTGCCCAGGTGAAGAAACTGCCGGCGCCGACGATAGCCAGAATCCAGCCCATGCGCGCGAAGAACTTTGCATCGCGCTCCGGACGCTCGGTGATGTAGGCGTGTTCCATGCTCGCTTCGTTTTCAGTGTTCATGCTGGCGCTGCTCATACACCCGAATTCCTTGTCGTGGGCTGATACTGCCGGCTCATGCTGAGCCCGCCCGGTGCTTGCGCCGGTTTTTCACGTTGTTGTTCCTGCTGGCCGGAAAGCGCCTTGAGCACATCCTGACTCGGGCCGAACGCCTGCAAACGGCCGTCGTTGAGTACCAGCAACTTGTCCGCCTGAGCCAGTACCGAAGAACGGTGCGTTACCAGTACCACAGTGGTGCCCTGCGCTTTCAATTGCGCAATGGCACTGGCCAACGCAGCTTCGCCGACGGTATCGAGATTGGAATTCGGCTCATCCAGCACCACCAGGCTCGGCTTGCCATACATGGCGCGCGCCAGTGCCACGCGCTGCTTCTGGCCACCGGACAAACCGCTGCCGTCCTCGCCCAGTTGCGTGTCATAACCTTGCGGCAAACGCAGAATCATTTCGTGAACACCGGCCTGTTGCGCCGCGGCGACGACTTTCTGCGCATCGGTTTCGCTGAACCGGGCGATGTTCTCGGCGATGCTGCCGCTGAACAGTTCGATGTCCTGCGGCAGGTAACCGACATATGGGCCGAGCTGATCGCGGTTCCAGCGGTGAATATCAGCGCCATCCAGACGCACGGTGCCGCCGAGCGCCTGCCAGACACCGACCAGCACCCGCGCCAGGGTTGATTTGCCAGAGCCGGAGGCGCCGAGCACGCCAAGCACTTCACCCGCCCCCAGATTGAAATTGACCATATGCAGAGTCGCCGCACGCTGCCCCGGCGGGCCAGCGCTGACTTGTTCGAAGGTGATCTGGCCTTTCGGTGCCGGCAGCGCCATGGCGTCTTCGCTTGGCGGAAACGCTTGCAGCAAGGCGTCGAGACGGCGGTAAGCCAGCTTCGCCCCGCTCCACTGCTTCCACACGGCAATCAACTGATCGATCGGGCTCAGTACGCGGCCCATCAAGATCGACCCGGCGATCATCATCCCGGCGGTCATGTCGCCCTTTATCACCAACAGCGCGCCGAGGCCGAGCACCAGCGATTGCAGGCACAGACGCAAGGTTTTACTCAACGAGCTGATCACCGCGCCGGTGTCGCTGGCCTGATTCTGCAAACCAAGGAAACGCGAATGCACCTGGAACCAGCGCTTGCGCAACGAACCGAGCATGCCCATTGCCTGAATGGTTTCGGCGTTGTGCAGATGGCTGGTGGCCAACTGGCTGGATTTTTGCGAGAACCCGGCGGCTTCGCCCAGCGGCTTTTTGGTCATGTATTCGTTCAGGCAAGCCAGCGCGATCAGCAGCAGCGCGCCCGCCGTGGCGAGGACACCGAGCCAGACGTTGAACAGATAAATCACGAACAGATAGACCGGGAACCACGGCGCATCGAAGAACGCGAACAGCGCCGGCCCGGTAACGAATTGACGGATGTGGGTGAGATCGCCCAGCGACTGCCCGGCGTTGCCCTCGCCCTTGAACAGATTGCGTTCGAATGCAGCCTGATAGACGCGCAGATTGAAACGACGCTCCAACTGGCTGCCAATGCGGATCACGATAAAACTGCGGATCACCTCCAGCAGGCCAATGAAGGCGAAGAAACCAACGACCATCAGCGACAACATCGCCAAGGTGGTTTCATTCTGCGAGGACAGCACCCGGTCATAGACCTGAAGCATGTAGATGGAGGGCACCAGCATCAGCACGTTAATCAGTGCGGTAAAACAGCCGACGCTGATCAGGATGCTTTTATAGTCACCCAATGCCTTGAATAAGGGAGCGGTGGCTGGGGCCTTCGCCATCTTCATTGATTATTCCTGAAAGAGATCTCTCGCCAATCTTTGGCAAGACTTCAATTAATTGTTCGTGCCTGGCCACAACGCAATTAGCGAACGACCGATTACACTTTCATAACAACTTGCGTTGTTTATTGCGGTGCAGTTGCCATTCACTCGGCGACTTATAACCACATGCTACTGCCTTATACTGAAACTCTACGGCCAACTTGATCATTACGACTATTGCGCAGTGCGCTCCAGGGTAATCTTCAAGCCCGACTTCAAAGCCGCCAGATAAAGCCCGTCACGTTGTCGGCTGAAGAACTGGATTCTTGAGCCTTCCTTGCCGGTGATCGACAAGCCATCCGGATCGGGAAACCAGCCAATCGGCGTCTGCTCAAGCCATGCGCCTAGGCAGTCGGCGCCTTTGCCCAGGTTCTGATTGACCTGCAACTCGACGACGCAGGTATTCGAGGGTTTGTCCTGCAGCGCCTGTGCTTCAGGCGTGTCATCACGGCCGGACAATGTCGCCTGCCATGAGCCGGCGAATACTGCGGGTTCTTCAAGTCTGAGGCTGCTTGCCATAGTGGTTTCTCCTGAAATCGTGAAGAGCGCCGCCGTCAGCCACGCCATTGTCGTGTAGGTAAAAGCTTTACAGATCATGGGAATATTCGCTCCGGCGCGTAGCCTTGCCTAGAGGATCAGCCGATGCAAGTGAAGAAAGCGGCGCATTACACGCCGCTTTCCACTTCTACATCACGCCACGATGTCGCTGGTCGCCGCCTGGCCAACGGTGCTGACCTGGAAATCAGCCGCGCCGTGCCCGGAGAAGTCCACCGACAGCAGGCTGTTGCCGCCCGACGAAGTCAGCACTGCATCGCCCGCCGCACCGGTGAAGGCGCTGACGAAGTGCAGGCCGGCGCCTTTGGTGATGCCGGTCAGGTCGATTTTGTCCAGACCACTGACGAAATCGAGAATCTGATCGATCGCACCTGGCTTGGAGTCGGAGCTGGCCGCAAACACGAACGTGTCCGAACCCGCGCCGCCCCACAGCTTGTCGGCACCACCGGCGCCGAAGAGGATGTCGTTGCCGGCACCGCCCTTCAGTTCGTTGGCCACGCTGTTGCCGATCAGCAGGTCATTGCCGGAGCCGCCGATGGCGTTCTCGATGATGGCGCCCTTGGCGATGGACACGTTGCCCACCAGGCCGCCAACGTCGGAGAACGAGGCATCATTGAGGTTGATCTTCTGGTTCTGGGTGAAACCCGAGAAGTCCAGAGTATCCTTGCCGCCCGCATCCCACACCGAGAACACCAGCTTGTCGCTAGACGACGAGGCGCTGAGGAAATCCCGCCCGGCATTGGAGTTGAAGCCGTAGGTGGTATCACCGGTACGGGTGTTCATGTTGGCGCCGTAGAGCTTCTGGATGGCAGCGATATCGTCCATCAGCGGGCCGGACGAATAGGCTTCCACCCCGCCCTTGCTGAAGTTCTGGCTGGTGTTGCTCTCGCTCCAGTAACTCATGATGCTGTAACCGCGGGTGTCCTGGCCGTAGGACGCATCGTTGTAAGTCGGGTTGCCATTACCGGCGTTGTAGTCGCCAGGGTGAGCAAGGCCCAGGGAGTGGCCGATTTCGTGGGTCAGGGTCTGACGACCGTAGTTGTTCAGATCCGGGGTCTTGTTCGGCGTGTAGCTGCTGTTGGTCAGGTACCACGAAGTGCCGTCATAACCGGCGCCGGTGCCTGGCAGGTAGGCGAACGCTGCTGCGCCATCCTGGCCACCGCTGTAGTTACCGAAGGTCATGTGGCCGTCACCGCCCGAGGCTTTCTCGGTGAAGGTCACGTTGGCCACATCGGCCCAGGATTGCATGGCGAGCTTGGCCTGGGCTTGTTGTTGTGCGTTGAACTGGCTGAACCCGCTGATCCCGTGCTTGTTCATCGTGCTGGACGATGCCGAGGTCAGGAACGTGTAGGTGAGTTCGATCTTGCCGCTGCCATCCTTGTCCTGGTAGGCAGCGCCGTCGCGCAGCAACTGGGTTGCGGCCTGGTCGACGGAAAAGGAGGGTTTGCCATTGACCGTGAGGTTGCCGCCACGATCGTATTGGTGGCTGAAGCTATCGATCTGGTTAAACGCCGAGCTGGCTGCAGCCAGAGGTTGCGGCGCCGCGGACAGCAAAAAAGCCTGTTCGGCGGTATCAATAGCATTAGCTTTAACTTTCGACATAAACACACTTCCTTGTTTAGCAATGGAACAGTTTTTGTCCGATAGCGACAATCTCTGGCGAGATAGTCCTATCACTCGCCCAATGAAGGCATCGGAAACCTGACACAATTTGAAATCTGACGTAAAGCATTTTTTTGAGATCAAATTGAACTGTTTGGTGGAACTGCCGTAAACAAAGCGCGCGCTGACGAAAGAATGTTTTAAACGGTAGAGAACTGCCTAATTGTCTGACGATTTTCTATTTAATTATTAAATATGGGTAAGTTGTTTTTTGTTAGGCGCGTCTCACTTTGCTGCACTTTAATAGTGCGATGCCAGTGTATTGATATCAGCCACCACCCCACTCAAAACTGTAGGAGCTGACGAGTGCAACGAGGCTGCGATCTTTGATTTTGCGTTTAACGGCGGATCAACAGATCGCAGCCTGCGGCAGCTCCTACGGGGGGTCAGCTACCGGTGCGGATTTTGTTCCAGACGCGGGTGCGGATCCGGTCGATGTTCAGCGGCATTGCTTCCAGCGCGAACAATTTGCCCATCATTTCCGGGCTCGGATAAACCTTGGTGTCGTTCTTGATCGCCGGGTCGATCAGGCTGTCGGCCTGCTCGTTGCCGTTGGCGTAGTGCACGTAGTTGCTGACCCCAGCCATGACGTCCGGGCGCAGCAGGTAATTCATGAATGCATAACCGGCCTTCTCGTCCGGCGCATCCGCCGGCATCGCCACCATGTCGAACCAGATCGCGGCGCCTTCCTTGGGAATCGCGTAACCGATGTCGACGCCGTTCTTGGCTTCCTTGGCGCGATTTTCCGCTTGCAGGATGTCACCGGAGAAACCGACGGCCACGCAGATATCGCCGTTGGCGAGGTCGCTGGTGTACTTCGAAGAATGGAAATAGCTGACGTATGGCCGCACCTTCATCAGCAGCGCTTCAGCTTTCTTGTAGTCCTCAGGATTTTTGCTGTGCGGCGGCAAGCCCAGATAGTTGAGCGCCGCCGGAAGCAGTTCCGGGCCATTGTCGAGAATCGCCACGCCGCACTTCTGCAGCTTTTCCATGTACTCGGGCTTGAAGATCAAATCCCAGGAGTCCACCGGGGCGTTGTCGCCCAGCACCGCTTTGACTTTGGCGATGTTGTAGCCGATACCGGTGCTGCCCCACAGATACGGGAAACCATGCTCGTTGTTCGGGTCGTTGACCTGCAAGGCCTTGAGCAGCACCGGGTTGAGGTTCTTCCAGTTGGGCAACTGGCTCTTGTCGAGTTTCTTCAGCGCCCCGCCCTGAATTTGCCGGGCCATGAAATGGTTGGACGGAAAGACCACGTCGTAGCCGGATTTGCCGGTCATCAACTTGCCGTCGAGGGTTTCGTTGCTGTCATAGACGTCATACGTGACGCCGACGCCGGTTTCTTTCTGAAAATTCTTCGTGGTGTCTGGCGCGATGTAATCGGACCAGTTGTACACCTTGACCGTTTCCGCCGCGTGGGCGAGGGAAACGGCAAGCATCAGCGGTGCCAAAACAAGGGTTTTGCGGATCATGGGGCGATTCCTGTTGAGGTTTTTTTGTTGGCAGGCAATCAAAGGATCAAGCAATCAGAAAATCAGCACGTAGGTCTTGCGCACGGTCTCCTGGATATCCCAGATACCGAGCGAGTTGGCTGGCAACATCAGTGCGTCGCCACCTTGTATGTGCAGGGTTTCGCCGCCACCGTCCGGGGTGAAGGTGCAGCGCCCGGAAATGAAATGGCAAAATTCCTGGGCGGTGATCTGCCGGCGCCAGCGCCCGGGCGTGCATTCCCAGACGCCGGTTTCGACGCCGTCGTCGCGCTCGACGCTGGTGGTCGAGGCAACCGCGACCGGTTCGCCCAGCGGCACGGCCACCGGATTGGATTCGTCGAGTTTTAATGTCGCGGTGTTCTTGAACTGCGTAATGCTCATGGTCGGACCTGTCTATTCAATAAACGACGTTCAGTGCATGAAACCTTCCATGAAGCTCGCCACCTGGCTGGCAAGCTTGCGCCGCCATGGCGCGGTCGCCGGGTTGGCCAGGGTCTGGTCTTCGTGGACAAAACTTTTGATGATCGCGTTGTAACCGAGCCAGCGGCACGGCTCCGGCTCCCACGCGCGCAGCGCATGAATCCCGCCGTCGGGCAGCACCCATGGCTGCTGAGTCAGTTCGCTGTCGCGCTCCAGAATCAGATCCGCCAGGGTGCGACCGCCAAGATTGCTGGCGCCAACGCCCTCGCCGCCATAACCGCCGGACAACGCGATGCCGTTAGCGCGATCGCAGAGCATGTGCGGCTTGAAGTGCCGGGACATGCCGAGGTTGCCGCCCCAGGCGTGGGTGATCTGCACGGTTTTCAGTTGCGGGAACAGCTCGCCAAACAGATAACGGCGCAGCTCGACTTCATCGCGGGTCAGGTCAAAGTTGTGGCGCAGCTTGCCGGCGAACTGGTAGCCGCCACGGGCGCCGAAGATCAGGCGATTGTCGGCGCTGCGCTGGCCATAGGTGACCTGGCGGCTGAACTCGCTGAACGCTTGCCCGCGATTCAGCCCGATCTCGTCCCAGGTGGCGGCAGATAACGGCTCGGTGGCGACGATCAGGCTTTGCACCGGCAACTGATAGCGACCCAGCGGTGGCAAGGTCACCGAATAACCTTCGACCGCCGGCACAATCCAGCGACTGCGCACGCTGGCCTTGGCGGTGCGCAAGCTGCCCGCCTGCCAATGGGTGACCGGGCTGTTTTCGTAGATTTTCACGCCCATGTTCTGCACGGTCCGCGCCAGACCACGCACCAGTTTGGCCGGGTGGATGGTCGCCACGTGCGGCGCATAGATGCCGCCATAAGGCTTGGCCACGCGGATCTGCTGCGCCAGTTGCTCGGGGCTGAGCCAGCGGTAATCGTTGTCGGTCAGGCCTTGGGCGTGCAGTTTGCTCAGGTAGTCGCGCAGCGTGGCTTCCTGTTCCGGATAGCGCGCAGCACAGTAAAGAACACCGCCCTTGCGGTAGTCGCAGTCAATGCCTTCGCGCTCAAGGACCACCTCGACTTCATCGGGGATGCTGTGCAGCAGGTCGAACGAGGCGCGACGCCGTTCCGGCGACAGACCGGCCAACAGCCGATCCTCGCCGAGCAGATTGCCCATCAGCCAGCCGCCATTGCGACCGGAAGCACCGAAGCCGGCGGTTTGCGCCTCGACGATGGCGATATCCAGGCCAGGAGCCAGTTTCTTCAGGTAGTACGCCGTCCACAGCCCGGTGTAACCGGCGCCGATGATCGCCACGTCGACGTCCAGGTCCCGCTCAAGCTCAGGCCGCGCAAGCAACGGCTCATCGAGTTGATCCATCCACAAACTGATAGTGCGCCACGCCGGCATGCAAGACTCCGCCACTGAAAACCTTCGATGGCGTCGATCCTAGTGCGTGAGTTCAGCCGATGTCTTGCGCGCGTGTCCGCAAAGAAATTTGTTTGGCGTAAGCCTTCGGTGACTGGCCGGTGTGCTGACGGAAACAGCTGTAGAACGCTGATAACGAATTGAATCCGGCGGCGAACGCCAGCTCATCGATGCGCAACGGCGGCGCGGCATGGTCCAAAGAACGCAGCAAATGCTGCAGGCGCGCCTGATTGACGTAACGGTAGAAGCTTTGCCCCAGCACCTGATTGAGCAGGTAGGAAATCTGATTGCGACTGTAACCGCACTCCTTCGCCACCCGTTGCAGGTCGAGTTCGGGATCAAGGTAAGGCTGCTGTTTTTCGAAATACTGCTGCAGATCTTCGGCCATGAAGCTTAACTGGCGTGGCGACAAGCCCAGGCGACTGACTGCCGGGCGTTGGTTCGCCGCCGTGCTGCCACTGCTTTGCGTGCGCACCAGCGAAGCATATTCGTTGACGCGCCAGATCAGCCCGTCCTTGACCGTAATCGCTTCGCTGGAACGAAACGACACCAGGCCATCCCCGCCCCGCAGCGTGACTTCGTATTGAATGAACGCGGTGTTGCCGTCGACGCGAATGCGGTCGCAATGCTCAAGCAGCTCGTCGGATTCTCGCGGCATGCTGACGCGCACGTACTCGCGCAACTCATCGAGACCAAGTACACGGTTCTGGAAGAAATCGTTGTACTGAATGTCCCGATGATACAGCGCCATCACGCTGTCCAGGTCCCGATGCTTCCAGCTCAAGTGGTAGCGCATGACCGTGGCGGCCGTGGCTTCGGTCTGATCGGGGCCGTCGTCGTCGGCGTGCATAAAAGGCTCAGTGCAAAAGAATCGAGCTTGCCCAAGTTCGACACCGGCAGCAATGGCTAATCGATAGTGGCCATCTGGCGCTCTCGCCAACGAGCGTGACCTACATCAAAAAAATCAAAGCAATCGCCAAATGAACTGAAAATTCTCACAGGAATTTCACACCGGGATGCTACTTTTAATGGCAAGCACCGGTTGAGCCAATGAAGGCTCTTCCCACCTAACATGAGCAAACGGAAGCGCTCGATGAAGAAGGCGGGCAACACATGAATAAAGGGTCAAGCAAAGTCACGTTCCCCAACGCTTGCCAGCTGATGCGCTGGCATTTTCATCCCATGGGTTTCGAGGCGACGATGGATGCGCCGGGCAGCATGATTGCCCGCCTGTTCGATCGAGTCAGTGGCGAAACGATGATCGCCATCGCCGGCATACCGTGCGCCACGGTGATGAATGCCGCTGATGTCGAGCGAATTATTGAGGCTGTGGAGGACGAATTGGAGGCCTTTGTACCTCCAGAGTCTTTTAGGAGTTACGCATAAGCTACTGATTTACAATAAGAAAGCCCGCATTTATGCGGGCTTTTTTGTGGCTAGGCGGTGTGTTTTTCCGGTCGATGGTCGGCGAAGAACGCTTTGCCTTTGGCCACCCGGTCGGACGCCCGGGGCATGTTCACGGCTTGGGTTTCCTGCGGCTCGACGTACCAGTAGCAGTGACTGACGGCGCGGGTGATACCGACATAGGCCAGGCGCAGTATTTCGTCCTTCTGCGCGGTATCGTAGGGCTCGCTGTCGCCATTTTTGCCCAGCCCGGCCATGCGGTAGACCTGATTCTTGTAAGGCGAACTGGTCAGATGCTGACAATCGCCCAGCAGGAACACTGCATCAGCTTGCAGACCCTTGGCGCTGTGGTAAGTCAGTTGCTTGAGGCGGCGAGCGCCATACGGCAAGCTCGAATCAACATTAACTACAGCCTGAATATGCTCTTCAATCAATAGCTTATCGCTGCTTTTTCGATAGAGCATCAAGATTGAATGACCTTGGCGATAGTGTTCGGCCAAGCGCTGCCCCAAGGCCTGATCATCACGCTGCAGGATGTTGACCGGCTGCAACGATTTCGGCTCGCCGCTGGCCTTGGCCTTCTTGCCGGGAATCGCCGGTGCTGCGCGAACAATATGCTCGGCCGCATCGATGATGTGTTGATGGCTGCGATAGTTATCACTGAGCATCACGCGTGTGGTACTCGGCGAAGGGAACTCCTTGTTGAATTCCATGAAATACGTCGGCGAACTGCCCCGCCATCCATAGATCGACTGCCAGTCATCACCCACGCACAACAACGACGAACGCTGCGCTCCGCGACCGACGTGCATGGCCGGGCCACGGCTGCGGATTTCCGTGAGGCTGGCGCGGATCCACGAGACTATCTGGGGCGATACATCCTGAAATTCATCGATCATCAGGTGCGACAGTGGCCGTAGCAACTCATCACTCAACAGTTTGAGATTCTCTGGCGAATGTTCGCTGAACAGCGCGAACATGCGGTTGTAAGTCATCACCGGCGGTTTCTGGTCGAGCAAATGATCTTCGAACGCCCGCCAGAACAGACTCAGCGCCTCAAAGAAAAACCGGTCCGGGTCGTCCTTGGCAAAACTCATGCGCCCGACAGCGTCCGGAACATCCAGCCCAAGGTTCTCGATAAAGCCTGCAGCGGCGACAAAACAATCGAGTAAAGGCGCCGATGCCAACTCGCCTTTGACCTTGTAGTCGAACCCTGGCCCCGCACTGGCATCGCCCGCCAAGGTCGCCAAAACGCGCTTTGATGACTCGTAACTATCCAACCATATCAATGGCTTACGGCAGAAAGCTTGAAACAGGGTGCGCTTTACTGCCCACTCCGCCCGCACCGACAGCTTGGCGCTGGGTCGGCAAACCTGAGGGTTTTCACGGGGGTCGAAGCCAAGCACTACCCAGGCATCGAGACTCGGAATATAGCCGTGGCAATGGAAGGTCGAGCCATTGATATCAAAGGTCTGCCGCTTCGGCTCAATGCCTTTGATTGGCCAGGCACCGGCGCGCAACCACAGATCTTCGATCGCGTCGCACAGCTCGTCGTCGCGCTTCGCTGCCAGCTCGGTCACTGCCATGCGTTTTTGCACGTCAGGATGATCGCGCTCCAGCTCCTTGAGCTGCAAACCGGCACGCGACAGCGGTTGAATCAACTGGCGGAAACGCTCGTCCTCGCTGAACAAACGGTGATAGCAGGCGTTCAATTGTTGGCGTTGCGCATCGTTGATACGCAGGTCGAACGGATTGCTATCAACCTCTTCTTCGCCGCCCTGCGGCCGCAGGCTGAGGTTTTCAAATGCCTGCAAACGCTCGAACCCGGGCAGGCTGCGAACCATCGGCAAGATCCGCGAATGAAAGGTTCGCACCAGTTCGCGCGCCTGCTTCAGGCTGAGTGCCTGACCCCAGAGTGCGAACAGTTCGATCAACTTATTGATGAAATCCTTGCGCGACTCGCGGGTGAAGGTCACCACGGTCATCGAGTCCAGCTCGAATCCGAGGTAATGGCTCAGCAGCAGGATGCGCAACACCAGCGTGGTCGATTTGCCCGCGCCAGCGCCAGCGACCACGGAGGTCGACGGCGTATCGCTGAAGATCATCTTCCATTGCGCTGCGCTCGGCTGCGCATGCTCCGGCAACAAACGCCCGACATCGGCCTTCATGCGTTTTTTCAGCTCTGCCGTCAGCGGCAGGCGCCAATCGTCGAACAGGTGATTGTCGACACTGGGCGGACGATGCTCGGTGTTGCGGCTGTCGCGGATCAGCAGGACTTGCTGCCCCTCTTCCAGACCTTCGAGCTTGCCTTCTTTAAAGCCATATTCGACGCCAGCGGTGTGCCCGCTGCGAAAGCCATCCGCCTGACCGTGCAGCCACGATGCACGGTGCTGGGCACGCAATCGGGTCAAGCCGTGGCCGAAAAAGCGCGCGGCCAGACGTTTGAACCATGGCATCTCGGCCAGGGGGCGAAGTTCGGGAGGAAGATCGGGGGTGTGTTGCGCCACGCTGACGGGCTCCAGTGTGTGAGGCTGTTGCGGCTATGGTGTCTGTATTTGCCGTTGAGTTCTAGCGAAATGCTTACAGGTCATTGGTTTAGACGATCAATTGAAGGTAGGACAAGACGATTTTGATCGCCGCTCTCATCAGTCATTTAGATAATAACGCCGCACTTTTTACGCTTTTTATCGATGGTTAACTGATAGATGATCGCCGTCATAAACCAACGGTCTCGCGTCGGGTGCAAGCTTCGCGCCCCATGACGAACCTTTTGAGGAGACGATCATGCTTGAACTCAGACCTTTCAACTCGCTGGGCGGCGCCCATCACGGCTGGTTGGATGCCCATCACCATTTTTCGTTCGCCGAGTATTACGATCCGCAGCGCATGAGCTGGGGCAACCTGCGCGTGTGGAACGACGACATCATCGCCGCGGGTACCGGTTTTCCGCAGCATCCGCACCGCGACATGGAAATCATCACTTACGTCCGTGAAGGCGCGATTACTCACCAGGACAATCTCGGCAACAAGGGCCGTACTGAAGCGGGCGACGTGCAGGTAATGAGTGCCGGTACCGGCATTGCGCACAGCGAGTACAACCTGGAAGCGCATGACACCAAGATTTTCCAGATCTGGATTTTGCCCACCGAAACCGGCGCGCCGCCTTCGTGGGGTGCAAAACCGTTTCCAAAGGGCGAGCGGGAAGGCTTCGTGACATTGGCCAGCGGCAAGGACGGCGATGACCAGAGCCTGCGCATTCGGGCCGATGCACGTTTGGTCGCGGCGAATATCAAGGCTGGGGAAACCGCAGAGTATCGACTGGATGAAGGGCGTCGCGCCTATCTGGTGCCAGCAACCGGTGTGATTGAAGTCAATGGCTTGCGTGCACAAGCTCGAGACGGTGTCGCGGTAGCGCATGAGCAGGTGCTGACCGTCACGGCGATTGAAGACAGTGAAATCGTCTTGGTGGATCTGGCTTGATCGCTTGAACGCGAGCCACAAAAAAGGGGCAACCATGACGGTTGCCCCTTTTTTATCTTTGCTTTGCAAACTCCGTATTTTGGGGAGATTTATCCCCTCTCTACTGGGTTATCTGCAGGCTCGGATCATTTGGTCGAAATAGCGCCATCCACCAACGTCTGCGCTTCGGCCACCAGTTGCTTGAGGTGGTCGTCGCTGACGAAGCTTTCGGCGTAGATCTTGTAGATGTCTTCGGTGCCGGATGGACGCGCTGCGAACCAGCCGTTTTCGGTCATCACTTTCAAGCCACCAATCGCCTGATCGTTACCCGGTGCGTGGCTGAGGATGCTCTGGATCTTCTCGCCTGCCAGTTCAGTCGAAGTCACCTGCGCCGGCGACAGCTTGCTCAGCAGGGCTTTCTGCTCCGGGTTGGCCTTGGCGTCGACACGCACCGAGAACGGTTCGCCCAGTTCATCGGTCAGCGCGCGATAAGCCTGGCTTGGGTCACGGCCAGTGCGGGCGGTCATTTCAGCCGCGAGCAAGGCCGGAATCAGACCGTCCTTGTCAGTGCTCCAGACACCACCGTCCTTGCGCAGGAACGAAGCGCCGGCGCTCTCTTCCCCGCCAAAACCCAGCGAGCCGTCGAACAAACCCTCGGCAAACCATTTGAAACCAACCGGCACTTCGTACAAGCGACGGCCCAGACGCTTGGCTACGCGATCGATCAGACCGCTGCTGACCACGGTTTTACCCACGGCAGCGTCGGCACGCCATTGCGGGCGATTCTGGAACAGGTAATCAATCGACACGGCCAGGTAGTTGTTCGGTGCCAGCAAACCACCGGATGGCGTGACGATACCGTGGCGGTCGTGATCCGGATCGCAGGCAAACGCGACGTCGAAACGTTCTTTCAAGCCGATCAAGCCTTGCATGGCGTGGCTGGACGATGGGTCCATGCGAATCTGCCCATCCCAATCGACAGTCATGAAACGGAAAGTCGAATCGACCTCCTTGTTGACCACGTCCAGATCCAGACGGTAATGCTCGGCAATCGCCGACCAGTAGCGCACCCCTGCTCCGCCCAGCGGATCAACGCCCAGACGCAATTTGGCGTCACGGATGGCATCGAAATCGATGACGTTGATCAGGTCGGCAACGTAGGTGTTCAGGTAATCGTGACGATGGGTCGTGCTGGCCTTGAGCGCCTGCTCGTAGCTGATGCGCTTGACCCCGGCCAGCTTGTTGGCCAGCAGTTCGTTGGCCTTGGCTTCGATCCACTTGGTGATGTGGGTATCGGCCGGGCCACCGTTGGTGGGGTTGTATTTGTAGCCACCGCTTTGCGGCGGGTTGTGCGACGGAGTAATGACGATGCCGTCGGCCAGGCCCGAAGTACGGCCACGGTTGTAGCAAAGAATCGCGTGGGAAATGGCCGGCGTCGGGGTGTACTCGTCACCCTCGGCGATCATCACGGTTACACCGTTGGCCGCCAGCACTTC
This window encodes:
- a CDS encoding polyamine ABC transporter substrate-binding protein, with amino-acid sequence MIRKTLVLAPLMLAVSLAHAAETVKVYNWSDYIAPDTTKNFQKETGVGVTYDVYDSNETLDGKLMTGKSGYDVVFPSNHFMARQIQGGALKKLDKSQLPNWKNLNPVLLKALQVNDPNNEHGFPYLWGSTGIGYNIAKVKAVLGDNAPVDSWDLIFKPEYMEKLQKCGVAILDNGPELLPAALNYLGLPPHSKNPEDYKKAEALLMKVRPYVSYFHSSKYTSDLANGDICVAVGFSGDILQAENRAKEAKNGVDIGYAIPKEGAAIWFDMVAMPADAPDEKAGYAFMNYLLRPDVMAGVSNYVHYANGNEQADSLIDPAIKNDTKVYPSPEMMGKLFALEAMPLNIDRIRTRVWNKIRTGS
- a CDS encoding AprI/Inh family metalloprotease inhibitor produces the protein MICKAFTYTTMAWLTAALFTISGETTMASSLRLEEPAVFAGSWQATLSGRDDTPEAQALQDKPSNTCVVELQVNQNLGKGADCLGAWLEQTPIGWFPDPDGLSITGKEGSRIQFFSRQRDGLYLAALKSGLKITLERTAQ
- a CDS encoding serralysin family metalloprotease, with product MSKVKANAIDTAEQAFLLSAAPQPLAAASSAFNQIDSFSHQYDRGGNLTVNGKPSFSVDQAATQLLRDGAAYQDKDGSGKIELTYTFLTSASSSTMNKHGISGFSQFNAQQQAQAKLAMQSWADVANVTFTEKASGGDGHMTFGNYSGGQDGAAAFAYLPGTGAGYDGTSWYLTNSSYTPNKTPDLNNYGRQTLTHEIGHSLGLAHPGDYNAGNGNPTYNDASYGQDTRGYSIMSYWSESNTSQNFSKGGVEAYSSGPLMDDIAAIQKLYGANMNTRTGDTTYGFNSNAGRDFLSASSSSDKLVFSVWDAGGKDTLDFSGFTQNQKINLNDASFSDVGGLVGNVSIAKGAIIENAIGGSGNDLLIGNSVANELKGGAGNDILFGAGGADKLWGGAGSDTFVFAASSDSKPGAIDQILDFVSGLDKIDLTGITKGAGLHFVSAFTGAAGDAVLTSSGGNSLLSVDFSGHGAADFQVSTVGQAATSDIVA
- a CDS encoding type I secretion system permease/ATPase, with the translated sequence MKMAKAPATAPLFKALGDYKSILISVGCFTALINVLMLVPSIYMLQVYDRVLSSQNETTLAMLSLMVVGFFAFIGLLEVIRSFIVIRIGSQLERRFNLRVYQAAFERNLFKGEGNAGQSLGDLTHIRQFVTGPALFAFFDAPWFPVYLFVIYLFNVWLGVLATAGALLLIALACLNEYMTKKPLGEAAGFSQKSSQLATSHLHNAETIQAMGMLGSLRKRWFQVHSRFLGLQNQASDTGAVISSLSKTLRLCLQSLVLGLGALLVIKGDMTAGMMIAGSILMGRVLSPIDQLIAVWKQWSGAKLAYRRLDALLQAFPPSEDAMALPAPKGQITFEQVSAGPPGQRAATLHMVNFNLGAGEVLGVLGASGSGKSTLARVLVGVWQALGGTVRLDGADIHRWNRDQLGPYVGYLPQDIELFSGSIAENIARFSETDAQKVVAAAQQAGVHEMILRLPQGYDTQLGEDGSGLSGGQKQRVALARAMYGKPSLVVLDEPNSNLDTVGEAALASAIAQLKAQGTTVVLVTHRSSVLAQADKLLVLNDGRLQAFGPSQDVLKALSGQQEQQREKPAQAPGGLSMSRQYQPTTRNSGV
- a CDS encoding cupin domain-containing protein encodes the protein MSITQFKNTATLKLDESNPVAVPLGEPVAVASTTSVERDDGVETGVWECTPGRWRRQITAQEFCHFISGRCTFTPDGGGETLHIQGGDALMLPANSLGIWDIQETVRKTYVLIF